TTAGAGCTAACATTTGCTGATTCTTTCAGATTGCTGTAGATGCAGCTCTTTGCAAGATTGGCTGATCCTTTTAAATTTTTACATCAAATGCAGTCACCAATTACAATGTCAAGTAAATGCTTGCTCCTACGTACAATTATGACAAATTGCTCCCTTTACAGTTACTCAATTACTTATAAACCTGAAAAGGAGTTGTTTAGTAGACCTTTCAAATTCCCTTTGGAAACTTAAAACCATTGTCCAtccatacagtggcatgcaaaagtttgggtaccccggtcaaaatttctgctactgtgaatagctaagcgaataAAAGATGACataatttccaaaaggcataaagttacagatgacacatttctttaatattttaagcaagattactttttgtatttccatcttttacagtttcaaaataacaaaaaaggaaaagggcccaaagcaaaagttcgggcaccctgcatggtcaatacttagtaacaccccctttggcaagtatcacagcttgtaaatgcttcctgtagccagctaagagtctttcaatttttgttaatgcaaaaggcttctagttctatgagtttcttgggccgtcttgcatgcacagctcttttgaggtctatccacagattttcaaagaTGCTTAGGTCAGGGTActctgagggccatggcaaaaccttcagtttgcgcctcttgaggtagtccattgtggattttgaggtgtgtttaggatcattatcctgttgtagaagccatccgcttttcatcttcagcttttttacagacggtgtgatattTGTTTCCAGAGactgctggtatttaattgaattcattcttccctctaccagtgatatgttccctgtgccactggctgcaacacaagcccaaagcaagatccatccacccccatgcttaacagttggagaagtgttcttttcatgaaatttgcacccttttttctccaaacatagcggccaaaaagttctactttaacttcatcagtccacaggacttgtttccaaaatgcatcaggcttgtttagatgttcctttgcaagcttctgacgctgaattttatGGAGGATGCAAGAaagattttcttctgatgactcttccagtcttttgcagtcaaatgggggtttggatttgcctttctagcaatcttacgagcagttttcttggtcttccagacctcaacttgatctccaccgttcctgttaactgccatttcttaatttacGTTACGAACTGAAGATATGTCTacatgaaaatgctttgctatcttcttatagccttctcctgctttgtgggcatcatttattttaattttcagagtgctaggcagctgcttagaggagcccatggctgctgatttgggacaaggtttgaggagtcagggtacttgtaaagctttgaaatttgcatcacctggcctttcttaacgatgactgtgaacaagcaaTAGCCCTAACAAGTTCATTaaagtctgagaccttggtaaaagtcttgagagctcaaatctcttggggtgcccaaacttttgcatggtgctcctttcatttttttccactttaaaattgtacaaaacaaaaataatacattaatcttgcttaaaatgttgaaaagaatgtgttatctttaactttatgacttttggagatcagttcatcttctacttacttaactattcacagtaacagaaactttgaccaggggtgcccaaacttttgcatgtatATCTTTAATGTGACATCAGATTGTGACACACTTTCCATACTCTGTATTCTCATTTAAAAGATGCACGGCAAAGTCCCTGCTGATATTCTCCTCATGATCCCTGAAGCATAATTATATTACTAAAACCACTTGATGTTTAATTATTGAATCCATACCTATATTAAATAAATTCACTTTATTGATGGGAATTTGAAAATGTATAGCTCTTGGTCTTTAATAAATTACATTTGACTTGTAAAACAGTTAACATCGGTTAAAGTTGTAGACATTATAGGGTCTGGTTATCAAACCTCTACTCACATGCTTACAGCCCTAACTTCCTTGCAGATTGTATGAGGCGGAAATTGAAGAGATTGACCAGGAGAATGGTACGGCTGCAATCACCTTTACTGGATACGGTAATGCCGATGTGCTTCCTTTGGCCAACTTGAAACCTGTTGAAGAAGGAAATGATGGTGAAGAGCTGGGCGGCGACAAACCGAAATCAAAGTGAGTTCAGGCAGTCAGATAAATGTGTGTATTATTGTTGAAATCTAAAACGTACATCTAGTTTTAAATGCATGGGGAATTCAGTACCATGTTAAAAGACATTTTGCTTTGGATTATTTACAGGAAAGAAATGGTTGCCCAGCAGAGGGAGTATAAGAAGAAGAAAGCTTTGAAAAAGGCCCAGAGAATGAAGGAGCTTGAACAGGAACGAGAGGAACAAAAAGTAAAATGGCAGCAATTTAATAACAGAGCTTATTCTAAGAACAAAAAGGGACAGGTATGTATAAAGTATGCATACTTCTGAATGTTCTGCCCTTTTGTGCCATATGGTCTTTTCTCTTTGCCCCagtaagtttaaagggagcatagGAAATAGCTAGTTGCCAAACCATTGAGATTTCCAAATAAAACAGTGGATTAAAGGATTTTTGTTACGTGTTACTGCCAGTTTAGATTTGGTGCATATGTGTGGGGCAGGGGATAGAGTTCATATTGGATGCATGGTGATGGATAGCATAAACTTGTCAAATTTATCTCTCTTATGAATATCTCTGAAACTTAGTACTTTGGTTTTTAATatcaaatagaaaatgctgaaaactgtGGGTGAGTCGGGCAGTAAATTTGGAAATAATTGATGTTTCGGTTAACAGACCGTTAGGCACAAATAGGAAAGAATACTTGTTTACTATGACACTTGATATTTCTGTTGTAGCTAAAAAGCAGGTCACAATTCATCTCAACATTCTACACTATCCTTTAGAGTGCTAGATGAAAATTTGCTTCCAAATTCAGTGAATATTGGAATTTTCGTAGTAAAGGTGCTGCATAAATGGCAATAGAAAACTCTTTTCCCTCTACTGTGAAACGCAGGTTATAAAAAAAGTTTCTCATTCTTCGTAAAATAATTTGCCACTAAATGATAATGCAGTAACTTGCTGCTCAGTCGTGATATATTACTATAACAGTACTAAATGTTTAGTTTTGATTCATGTGTTATAGTGAGCATATGGCTATATATATGTATGTCTTTATATTGCCATTTTAGCCTGGTGTTCACATTGTACCAGACCATGATTAAGTACAAAATAGAAATGATCAAAATTGAAACTATTGCCAGTAAGTTTTTAAAACTATTTGCAAGCAAATTGGATTAATTCAGCTTTTATTGTTATAAAGGTaaagaaaagcatttttgcttcacCGGAAAGCGTGACTGGAAAAGTTGGAGTTGGCACATGTGGTATAGCAGACAGACCGATGACTCAGTACCAAGACACATCCAAGTATAATGTGCGGCATCTTATGCCGCAGTAACTAGCATCTGTGTAAAATATTTGCAGGATAATTTTTTTTGTCAATGTTGTAATACATTAGTGCACTTTTAATAGCTTTTTTTGGCAACTTCATTTGGTGTATTGGCAAGAAGTTATAGGTGTGTGATATTAGGTCTATATGAGAAAATTAATGTGTATAGTTACCATCTATTTCTGAGGCAGGTGGAGAATTTGATAACTCAATCTTCCTATTTGAGGAAGAATAATTTTTACAATTTTGCTTTTTTTGTAAGTATAATTGGGCAAttttaacaaataaaaataatctaaAATCTTTGTGGTGTTTTCTAATTTAAGATCTGTTTGGGTGAAACAAATTTTGAGTACTGTCATAATGTCTCCTATGCTGGTTTTTCAGTTTAACTTGTACAATGTCTTCATTAAAGGAACAAATGGAAGAAGGTTCATTGCATCTTTGTACTCCCAGAATAATACTATCAGAGTAGTGGTTTGTCAGAATGAAATTATTTC
The sequence above is drawn from the Hypanus sabinus isolate sHypSab1 chromosome 22, sHypSab1.hap1, whole genome shotgun sequence genome and encodes:
- the smndc1 gene encoding survival of motor neuron-related-splicing factor 30, whose translation is MSDELAKQLASYKAQLQQVEAALSTDAENEDLLKLQKDLQEVIELTKDLLSNQPSVATANADSSANSVSSHKWKTGDKCMAIWNEDGQLYEAEIEEIDQENGTAAITFTGYGNADVLPLANLKPVEEGNDGEELGGDKPKSKKEMVAQQREYKKKKALKKAQRMKELEQEREEQKVKWQQFNNRAYSKNKKGQVKKSIFASPESVTGKVGVGTCGIADRPMTQYQDTSKYNVRHLMPQ